In one window of Helianthus annuus cultivar XRQ/B chromosome 17, HanXRQr2.0-SUNRISE, whole genome shotgun sequence DNA:
- the LOC110923352 gene encoding uncharacterized protein LOC110923352: MPETRILEINLISAQGLKIPPSAKMHRMHTYAIAWVDPSSKLRSHLDRVGGENPTWNEKFIFRVPPSFIYGDTSAVQVEIYACGYIRDYLIGTVRYLLSSSSLVSSKTGAVIGTPAFSAVHIRRPSGRVHGVLNIAATVYESADFAAFDGMSAVCFRDLIGEKENDEKRRRERRLSWHPNLIRSSSKRSERSTTSSGGERESFDIPVEDSVNLSDGNDSTTSSSSSSTTTVFKDVNGVRLTGEVAGKKGVKSDGGRLLCGLMLHRRFSFCPSDQNIMALARLHGKQI, from the coding sequence ATGCCAGAAACAAGAATTCTAGAGATCAACCTGATCTCAGCACAAGGCCTCAAGATTCCACCTTCCGCTAAAATGCACCGTATGCACACCTACGCCATCGCCTGGGTAGATCCGTCATCCAAACTCCGCAGCCACCTCGACCGCGTCGGCGGCGAAAACCCTACGTGGAACGAGAAGTTCATCTTCCGTGTTCCTCCGTCGTTCATCTACGGCGACACTTCCGCCGTTCAAGTCGAGATCTACGCATGCGGTTACATCAGAGATTACCTAATCGGCACCGTCCGTTACCTCTTAAGCAGCAGCTCACTCGTTTCCTCCAAAACCGGTGCCGTTATCGGAACTCCGGCGTTCTCCGCAGTACACATACGGCGACCGTCGGGGAGAGTGCACGGCGTGTTGAACATCGCTGCGACGGTTTACGAGAGTGCGGATTTTGCAGCGTTTGACGGAATGTCCGCCGTGTGTTTTCGAGATCTGATCGGAGAAAAGGAGAACGATGAGAAACGCCGCCGTGAACGGCGGCTCTCCTGGCATCCGAATCTTATTCGAAGCAGTTCGAAACGGAGTGAACGTTCAACGACGTCGTCTGGAGGAGAACGAGAATCGTTTGATATTCCTGTTGAAGATTCCGTTAATTTATCCGACGGAAATGATTCAACGACGTCGTCGTCTTCTTCTTCGACGACGACGGTGTTCAAGGATGTTAACGGCGTTAGGTTAACCGGTGAAGTGGCGGGAAAGAAAGGTGTGAAATCGGACGGTGGACGTTTGTTGTGTGGGTTGATGTTGCATAGGAGGTTTAGTTTTTGTCCGTCGGATCAGAATATTATGGCGTTAGCTAGACTTCACGGTAAGCAGATCTAG